In a single window of the Saccharothrix australiensis genome:
- a CDS encoding diacylglycerol/lipid kinase family protein: MTSAALLVCPAAGKGRAARVAGTVAARLRTAVDALDLHVASSAEGTAAAARRAVDAGVDVLVVLGGDGGAHLAVQACAETPTALAVVAAGTGNDLATALGTTSVDDVVAGLCAGSTRSLDLGRTAGGTWFATVLCAGFDSAVNERANALRWPAGPRRYDLAVLAELASLRPARLTVETEVERLELDALLVAVGNTTSYGGGIPVCPDADAADGLFDLTVVSAAPRRTLLRVLPTLRTGRHVDHPAVRTLRAKSARLSGPAWVAYADGERVHGLPVEVESRSGALTAVTAPRA, translated from the coding sequence GTGACGAGCGCCGCGCTGCTGGTCTGCCCCGCCGCGGGCAAGGGGCGTGCCGCGCGGGTGGCGGGCACGGTGGCCGCCCGGCTGCGCACCGCGGTGGACGCGCTGGACCTGCACGTCGCCTCCTCGGCCGAGGGCACGGCCGCGGCGGCGCGCCGGGCCGTGGACGCCGGCGTCGACGTGCTGGTCGTGCTCGGCGGCGACGGCGGCGCGCACCTGGCGGTCCAGGCGTGCGCGGAGACGCCCACGGCGCTGGCCGTGGTGGCCGCGGGCACCGGCAACGACCTCGCCACCGCGCTGGGCACCACGTCCGTGGACGACGTGGTGGCCGGCCTGTGCGCCGGGTCGACGCGGTCGCTGGACCTGGGCCGCACCGCCGGCGGCACGTGGTTCGCCACGGTGCTGTGCGCCGGGTTCGACTCGGCGGTGAACGAGCGGGCGAACGCGCTGCGGTGGCCCGCCGGACCCCGCCGCTACGACTTGGCCGTCCTGGCCGAGCTGGCCTCGCTGCGGCCCGCGCGGCTGACCGTGGAGACCGAGGTCGAGCGGTTGGAGCTGGACGCCCTGCTGGTCGCGGTCGGCAACACCACCAGCTACGGCGGCGGCATCCCGGTGTGCCCGGACGCGGACGCGGCCGACGGGCTGTTCGACCTCACCGTGGTGTCGGCCGCGCCGCGCCGGACCCTGCTGCGGGTGCTGCCCACGCTGCGCACCGGCCGGCACGTCGACCACCCGGCCGTGCGCACCCTGCGGGCCAAGTCAGCGCGGCTGTCCGGACCGGCCTGGGTCGCCTACGCCGACGGCGAGCGGGTGCACGGCCTGCCGGTGGAGGTGGAGAGCAGGTCGGGCGCGCTCACCGCGGTCACCGCGCCGCGGGCGTAG
- the tatC gene encoding twin-arginine translocase subunit TatC, which yields MSLKDHLYELRHRLGLAMLFIAVGAVFGFFWWGWHLFGLPSLGDIVIAPYCGIPESDRFNQGSCQLLQTKPFEAFMIQLKVGAAAGMAITAPLWLFQVWRFIAPGLYAKERRFALVFVGCASVLFAIGAALAFYVVPQGLVVLVGFGDSQFLTALSGGDYIDFVLALLLIFGVSFELPLIVVMLNQVGVVSYDKLRKWRRGIVFALFVFAAFATPGADPISMVALAIALTLLFELAIQIARVHDRREARRRRAQGLDDLSDDEAAPFDYTPSAVEEPETAPGSVAPKEPHRVRYDDAT from the coding sequence ATGTCGCTCAAGGACCACCTGTACGAACTCCGGCACCGCCTCGGTCTGGCGATGCTGTTCATCGCCGTCGGTGCGGTCTTCGGCTTCTTCTGGTGGGGGTGGCACCTCTTCGGCCTGCCGAGCCTGGGCGACATCGTCATCGCGCCCTACTGCGGCATCCCGGAGAGCGACCGGTTCAACCAGGGCTCCTGCCAGCTGTTGCAGACCAAGCCGTTCGAAGCGTTCATGATCCAGCTCAAGGTGGGCGCCGCCGCGGGCATGGCGATCACGGCGCCGCTGTGGCTGTTCCAGGTGTGGCGGTTCATCGCGCCCGGCCTGTACGCCAAGGAGCGCAGGTTCGCGCTGGTCTTCGTGGGTTGCGCGTCGGTGCTGTTCGCGATCGGCGCGGCCCTGGCGTTCTACGTGGTCCCGCAGGGCCTGGTGGTGCTGGTCGGGTTCGGCGACAGCCAGTTCCTGACCGCGTTGTCCGGTGGTGACTACATCGACTTCGTGCTGGCCCTGCTGCTGATCTTCGGGGTCAGCTTCGAGCTGCCGCTGATCGTCGTGATGCTCAACCAGGTCGGCGTGGTGAGCTACGACAAGCTGCGCAAGTGGCGGCGCGGCATCGTGTTCGCGCTGTTCGTCTTCGCCGCGTTCGCCACGCCGGGCGCCGACCCGATCTCGATGGTCGCGCTGGCCATCGCGCTGACCCTGCTGTTCGAGCTGGCGATCCAGATCGCCAGGGTGCACGACCGGCGGGAGGCGCGCCGGCGCAGGGCGCAGGGCCTGGACGACCTGTCCGACGACGAGGCCGCGCCGTTCGACTACACGCCGTCCGCGGTGGAGGAGCCCGAGACCGCGCCCGGCTCGGTCGCGCCGAAGGAGCCGCACCGGGTCCGCTACGACGACGCGACGTGA
- the tatA gene encoding Sec-independent protein translocase subunit TatA, producing MGNLGATELIIIAVVIILLFGAKKLPDMARSLGRSAKILKAETKGLRDDDDQSPAAQQNAAAQQPAPQPLPPAQPQVAQPQVAQPQAVQQPQAAPRPQVAQPIEQSAQNLQNKQN from the coding sequence GTGGGTAACCTCGGAGCTACTGAGCTGATCATCATCGCCGTGGTGATCATCCTGCTGTTCGGGGCGAAGAAGCTGCCCGACATGGCGCGCTCGCTCGGCCGTTCGGCCAAGATCCTCAAGGCCGAGACCAAGGGCCTGCGCGACGACGACGACCAGTCGCCCGCCGCGCAGCAGAACGCCGCCGCCCAGCAGCCCGCGCCGCAGCCGCTGCCGCCCGCCCAACCGCAGGTGGCGCAGCCGCAGGTGGCGCAGCCGCAGGCCGTCCAGCAGCCGCAGGCCGCGCCCCGGCCGCAGGTGGCGCAGCCGATCGAGCAGTCCGCGCAGAACCTCCAGAACAAGCAGAACTAG
- a CDS encoding bacteriophage holin: protein MPYLPSLVLLLVGMVFSIVVLVKVIGALRRFRAASTLVGDRVGDGVGLLRARIAALGVAFAERRPDQARQGGPRVPSTDRGMKEDYRG, encoded by the coding sequence GTGCCGTACTTGCCGAGCCTGGTGTTGTTGCTGGTCGGGATGGTGTTTTCGATCGTCGTCCTGGTCAAGGTCATCGGAGCCTTGCGTCGTTTCCGCGCCGCAAGCACTCTGGTAGGCGACAGGGTCGGCGACGGCGTCGGTTTGCTGCGGGCGCGGATCGCCGCGCTCGGGGTGGCCTTCGCCGAACGGCGTCCGGACCAGGCCCGACAGGGCGGACCCCGCGTACCATCGACGGACCGGGGGATGAAGGAGGACTACCGTGGGTAA
- a CDS encoding helix-turn-helix transcriptional regulator, with the protein MNGSADRLPRLLALVPYLLARPGIPIEEAAADFEVTPRQLRRDLELLWMCGLPGYGPGDLIDLSFEGDTVTVTFDAGMSRPLRLTAAEATALLVALRALAETPGVADKAAVRRAVAKIEAAVGQARPAGVAVGLAMREAPETALVRDAVSDGVRRGRALHLRYYTPSRDEVTDRVVDPMRLLLVEGRSYLEAWCRVADGVRLFRLDRIDAVDVLEEPANPPPHAEPTDTSEGLFRPDPSQRTAVLVLEPDARWVAEYYPVDAVTELDEGRARVLMRYADTAWMVRLLLGLGGEAHVEQPAELVSAVARQAEAALRRADHLPAT; encoded by the coding sequence GTGAACGGCTCCGCCGACCGGCTGCCCCGGCTGCTCGCCCTGGTGCCGTACCTGCTGGCGCGGCCCGGCATCCCCATCGAGGAGGCCGCCGCCGACTTCGAGGTCACGCCCCGGCAGCTGCGGCGCGACCTGGAGCTGCTGTGGATGTGCGGCCTGCCCGGCTACGGGCCGGGCGACCTGATCGACCTGTCGTTCGAGGGCGACACGGTCACGGTCACCTTCGACGCGGGCATGAGCCGCCCGCTGCGGCTGACCGCGGCCGAGGCGACGGCCCTGCTGGTCGCGCTGCGCGCGCTGGCCGAGACGCCCGGCGTGGCGGACAAGGCCGCCGTGCGCCGGGCCGTGGCGAAGATCGAGGCCGCCGTCGGCCAGGCGCGGCCCGCCGGGGTCGCCGTCGGGCTCGCCATGCGGGAGGCGCCGGAGACGGCGCTGGTGCGCGACGCGGTGTCCGACGGCGTGCGGCGCGGCCGGGCGCTGCACCTGCGCTACTACACGCCCTCGCGGGACGAGGTCACCGACCGGGTGGTCGACCCGATGCGGCTGCTGCTGGTGGAAGGCCGAAGCTACCTGGAGGCGTGGTGCCGGGTCGCCGACGGCGTTCGGCTGTTCCGGCTCGACCGGATAGACGCCGTGGACGTGCTGGAGGAGCCGGCGAACCCGCCGCCGCACGCCGAACCGACGGACACCTCGGAGGGGTTGTTCCGCCCGGACCCGTCCCAGCGCACCGCCGTCCTGGTGCTGGAGCCGGACGCCCGCTGGGTGGCCGAGTACTACCCCGTGGACGCGGTCACCGAGCTGGACGAGGGCCGCGCGCGGGTCCTGATGCGCTACGCCGACACCGCCTGGATGGTCCGGCTGCTGCTCGGGTTGGGCGGAGAGGCGCACGTGGAGCAGCCTGCCGAGCTGGTGTCCGCGGTCGCCCGGCAGGCGGAGGCGGCGTTGCGCCGGGCGGATCACCTCCCGGCAACCTGA
- a CDS encoding helix-turn-helix transcriptional regulator translates to MAIARAERLVNLVLCLLSTRQYLSAERIRAIVPGYSDAATDEAFSRMFERDKTELRDLGVPLEIGRNPGVEGPDGYRIARRDYELGDIDLEPDEAAAVALAARLWDSPQLTGAAHGALIKLRAAGVDVDQDVHVAVEPKVRTSEPAFPPLLAAVQEGRVVEFDYRRPVPVEVRTRTVEPWGVVAWRGRWYLVGHDRDRRAPRCFRLSRIVGDVRPQGRAGVVQRPDDVDLLSFVARSEPSAQPVAVARVWVAEGRAQGVRRRARPVGRQEVDGVPGDLLEIDLRFPDSAASWLAGFGADVLVLEPEVLAKTVREKLVGALRGAGVRA, encoded by the coding sequence GTGGCCATCGCACGTGCCGAACGGCTCGTCAACCTGGTGCTGTGTCTGCTCTCCACCCGGCAGTACCTGAGCGCCGAGCGCATCCGCGCCATCGTCCCCGGCTATTCCGACGCCGCGACGGACGAGGCGTTCTCCCGCATGTTCGAACGCGACAAGACGGAGCTGCGCGATCTCGGCGTGCCGCTGGAGATCGGCCGCAACCCGGGCGTCGAGGGCCCGGACGGGTACCGCATCGCCCGGCGCGACTACGAGCTGGGTGACATCGACCTGGAGCCCGACGAGGCGGCGGCCGTCGCGCTGGCCGCCCGCCTGTGGGACTCGCCGCAGCTCACCGGGGCCGCGCACGGCGCGCTGATCAAGCTGCGCGCGGCGGGCGTGGACGTCGACCAGGACGTGCACGTGGCGGTCGAGCCCAAGGTGCGCACCAGCGAGCCCGCGTTCCCGCCGCTGCTGGCGGCCGTGCAGGAGGGCCGCGTGGTCGAGTTCGACTACCGCCGCCCGGTGCCGGTCGAGGTGCGCACGCGCACCGTCGAGCCGTGGGGCGTGGTGGCCTGGCGCGGGCGCTGGTACCTCGTGGGCCACGACCGCGATCGGCGCGCGCCGCGCTGCTTCCGGCTGTCGCGGATCGTCGGCGACGTCCGGCCGCAGGGCCGGGCGGGCGTCGTGCAGCGGCCGGACGACGTCGACCTGCTCAGCTTCGTCGCCCGCAGCGAGCCGTCCGCGCAGCCCGTGGCGGTGGCGCGGGTGTGGGTGGCCGAGGGCCGGGCGCAGGGCGTGCGGCGGCGGGCCAGGCCGGTGGGGCGGCAGGAGGTCGACGGCGTGCCGGGCGACCTGCTGGAGATCGACCTGCGCTTCCCGGACTCGGCGGCGAGCTGGCTCGCCGGTTTCGGCGCGGACGTGCTGGTGCTGGAGCCCGAGGTGCTGGCCAAGACGGTGCGGGAGAAGCTCGTCGGCGCGCTGCGCGGGGCGGGGGTGCGCGCGTGA
- a CDS encoding alpha/beta fold hydrolase: protein MPSEFAFSDFALTRVDADGVELRVRSGGSGPAVLLLHGHPRTHTTWRHVAPLLARDHTVVCPDLPGYGESGKPPTAPDHAPHSKRAMARHLAALMRELGHERFAVVGHDRGGYVATRLALDHPDRVTHLVALDVVPIGSALARCGPEFARSWWHWFFLAQPDVPERVINADPDAWYHTAERPVDDDTLKAMHDPDTVHAMVEDYRAGLGVDRAHDDADLAAGVRIGCPVLVLWAEGDDLPALYGDVLDVWRDWTPEPRGRGLASGHHLAEDAPDELAAEIREFLAGGG, encoded by the coding sequence GTGCCCTCCGAATTCGCGTTCTCCGACTTCGCACTGACCAGGGTCGACGCCGACGGGGTCGAGCTGCGGGTCCGGTCCGGTGGCTCCGGGCCGGCCGTGCTGCTGCTGCACGGCCACCCGCGCACGCACACCACCTGGCGGCACGTCGCGCCGCTGCTCGCCCGCGACCACACCGTCGTGTGCCCCGACCTGCCCGGCTACGGCGAGTCCGGCAAGCCGCCCACCGCGCCCGACCACGCGCCGCACTCGAAGCGGGCGATGGCGCGCCACCTCGCCGCCCTCATGCGCGAACTCGGCCACGAGCGGTTCGCGGTGGTCGGGCACGACCGCGGCGGCTACGTCGCCACCCGGCTCGCGCTCGACCACCCGGACCGCGTCACGCACCTGGTCGCGCTGGACGTGGTGCCGATCGGGTCCGCCCTGGCCCGGTGCGGGCCGGAGTTCGCGCGCAGCTGGTGGCACTGGTTCTTCCTCGCCCAGCCGGACGTGCCCGAACGCGTGATCAACGCCGACCCCGACGCCTGGTACCACACGGCGGAGCGGCCGGTGGACGACGACACGCTCAAGGCGATGCACGACCCGGACACCGTCCACGCGATGGTCGAGGACTACCGCGCCGGCCTGGGCGTCGACCGCGCGCACGACGACGCCGACCTCGCGGCGGGCGTGCGGATCGGCTGCCCCGTGCTCGTGCTGTGGGCCGAGGGCGACGACCTGCCCGCGCTCTACGGCGACGTGCTCGACGTGTGGCGGGACTGGACGCCCGAGCCGCGCGGTCGCGGCCTGGCGTCGGGCCACCACCTCGCCGAGGACGCCCCCGACGAGCTGGCCGCCGAGATCCGGGAGTTCCTGGCCGGTGGCGGCTGA
- a CDS encoding SRPBCC family protein, producing the protein MSETVTVRARVAAPLPRVRQALTSADELATWLAEHAAVELPHRYEFWGRHTPEGDAPRQRLDHLDDTTLRFTWHVGGEDTTVEFALAPDGDGTVVSVSQSHFPGWASAVAEQGVLGSLYTFWALALANLAEHLEGRELTPKCDFTAAEQRASVEIAAPRQAVYTSLVDSEVYAEWFGAKIDIEPWVGGRVAMGGFDANPRPGRVLDLVEGERMGVDWGDGVVTSWELAESAGRTRLTFVQSGFVDGHAAYAAWLGWLSGVAELRRYHEVPDWRPIWLQPEVPGLPEEMLTGH; encoded by the coding sequence ATGAGTGAGACCGTGACCGTCCGCGCGCGCGTCGCCGCGCCCCTTCCCCGCGTGCGCCAGGCGCTGACCTCGGCGGACGAGCTGGCGACCTGGCTGGCCGAGCACGCCGCCGTCGAGCTGCCGCACCGGTACGAGTTCTGGGGCAGGCACACCCCGGAGGGCGACGCGCCGCGCCAGCGGCTCGACCACCTGGACGACACCACCCTGCGGTTCACCTGGCACGTCGGCGGGGAGGACACCACCGTCGAGTTCGCGCTCGCCCCCGACGGCGACGGCACCGTCGTGTCGGTGTCGCAGAGCCACTTCCCCGGCTGGGCGTCGGCCGTGGCGGAGCAGGGCGTGCTCGGCTCGCTATACACGTTCTGGGCGCTCGCGCTGGCCAACCTGGCCGAGCACCTCGAAGGCCGCGAGCTGACGCCGAAGTGCGACTTCACGGCGGCGGAGCAGCGGGCGTCGGTCGAGATCGCCGCCCCGCGGCAGGCCGTCTACACCTCGCTGGTGGACTCCGAGGTGTACGCGGAGTGGTTCGGCGCGAAGATCGACATCGAGCCGTGGGTCGGCGGCCGGGTCGCGATGGGCGGGTTCGACGCGAACCCGCGGCCGGGCAGGGTGCTCGACCTCGTCGAGGGCGAGCGGATGGGCGTCGACTGGGGCGACGGGGTCGTGACGAGCTGGGAGCTGGCCGAGTCCGCCGGCCGCACGCGGCTGACGTTCGTGCAGAGCGGGTTCGTCGACGGGCACGCCGCGTACGCCGCGTGGCTGGGCTGGTTGTCCGGCGTCGCGGAGCTGCGGCGCTACCACGAGGTGCCGGACTGGCGGCCGATCTGGCTCCAGCCGGAGGTGCCGGGCCTGCCCGAGGAGATGCTCACGGGCCACTGA
- a CDS encoding ArsR/SmtB family transcription factor yields MRDVLYLEQIEQAEALLKPQRIEVLRRLAEPHSCTEVAAALDQTPQRVYYHVKRLVEAGLVAQVAERRVRGVHEGVYQATARAYWLSPRLVGRLGLRRAQDELSLGYLLDLVEQVQSDIAALDRTRPELPSLGVSGDIRLRPEQRQQFFTDLKTALQDLFSRYGGAEGDAFRLAVACYPTRPEEEDHE; encoded by the coding sequence ATGAGAGACGTCCTGTACCTGGAGCAGATCGAGCAGGCCGAGGCACTGCTCAAGCCGCAGCGCATCGAGGTGCTGCGGCGGCTGGCCGAGCCGCACTCGTGCACCGAGGTGGCGGCGGCGCTCGACCAGACCCCGCAGCGGGTCTACTACCACGTGAAACGCCTGGTCGAGGCCGGTCTGGTCGCGCAGGTGGCCGAGCGCCGGGTGCGCGGCGTCCACGAGGGCGTGTACCAGGCGACCGCCCGCGCCTACTGGCTCTCGCCACGCCTGGTGGGGCGGCTCGGGCTGCGGCGCGCGCAGGACGAGCTGAGCCTGGGCTACCTGCTGGACCTGGTGGAGCAGGTCCAGTCCGACATCGCCGCGCTCGACCGCACCCGTCCCGAGCTGCCCTCGCTGGGCGTGTCCGGCGACATCCGGCTGCGCCCCGAGCAGCGGCAGCAGTTCTTCACCGACCTCAAGACCGCGCTGCAGGACCTGTTCAGCCGCTACGGGGGAGCCGAGGGCGACGCCTTCCGGCTGGCGGTGGCCTGCTACCCGACCCGACCGGAGGAAGAAGACCATGAGTGA
- a CDS encoding WD40/YVTN/BNR-like repeat-containing protein produces the protein MKSLLLVAATTASLLVAPPAADARGPAWEPRPTGVDARLRGLSAVDARVAWAGGSGGVVLRTVDGGRTWASVSPPGAAGLDFRDVEAFDARTAVVLSIGPGESSRVYRTSDGGRTWVESFRNTDPKAFYDCVAFFDRFRGLAMSDPVDGRFRVLATRDGGRSWRPVPPENFPPALPGEAGFAASGQCVATAGPEDAWIATGGGATARVLHSADGGRHWAVADTPLLSSASAGVFAVAFRTPRRGVAVGGDHANPAGPVANLALSRDGGRSWASAARPPEGYRSGVAWRGSSVVAVGPTGSDVSRDGGRHWRRFDATGFDTVDCPAGTATCWAAGERGRVGVLTGR, from the coding sequence GTGAAGAGCCTTCTCCTCGTCGCGGCCACGACGGCGTCCCTGCTCGTGGCCCCACCCGCCGCCGACGCGCGCGGACCCGCCTGGGAGCCGCGCCCGACCGGGGTGGACGCCCGGCTGCGCGGCCTGTCGGCGGTGGACGCCCGCGTGGCGTGGGCCGGCGGCAGCGGCGGCGTCGTGCTGCGGACCGTCGACGGCGGCCGGACCTGGGCCTCCGTGTCGCCGCCGGGCGCCGCCGGGCTGGACTTCCGGGACGTCGAGGCGTTCGACGCCCGCACCGCCGTGGTGCTGTCGATCGGTCCGGGGGAGTCGTCGCGGGTCTACCGGACCTCCGACGGCGGCCGGACCTGGGTCGAGTCGTTCCGCAACACCGACCCGAAGGCGTTCTACGACTGCGTGGCGTTCTTCGACCGGTTCCGGGGCCTGGCGATGAGCGACCCGGTGGACGGGCGGTTCCGGGTGCTCGCCACGCGGGACGGCGGCCGGTCGTGGCGACCGGTGCCGCCGGAGAACTTCCCGCCCGCGCTGCCGGGTGAGGCGGGGTTCGCCGCGAGCGGCCAGTGCGTGGCCACCGCGGGCCCGGAGGACGCCTGGATCGCCACCGGTGGCGGCGCGACCGCGCGGGTGCTGCACTCGGCGGACGGCGGGCGGCACTGGGCGGTCGCCGACACGCCGCTGCTCAGCTCCGCGTCGGCGGGCGTGTTCGCGGTGGCGTTCCGGACGCCGCGCCGCGGTGTCGCGGTCGGCGGCGACCACGCGAACCCGGCCGGCCCGGTGGCGAACCTGGCGCTCAGCCGCGACGGCGGCCGGTCCTGGGCGTCGGCGGCGCGACCGCCGGAGGGTTACCGGTCGGGCGTGGCGTGGCGCGGGTCGTCGGTCGTGGCGGTCGGCCCGACCGGCAGCGACGTGAGCCGGGACGGCGGGCGGCACTGGCGCCGGTTCGACGCGACCGGGTTCGACACCGTGGACTGCCCGGCCGGGACGGCGACCTGCTGGGCGGCCGGTGAGCGGGGCCGGGTCGGGGTGCTGACCGGGCGGTAG
- the pafA gene encoding Pup--protein ligase, whose product MQRRIFGIETEFGVTCTFHGQRRLSPDEVARYLFRRVVSWGRSSNVFLRNGSRLYLDVGSHPEYATAECDDLAQLVTHDKAGERILEDLLVDAERRLADEGIGGDIFLFKNNTDSAGNSYGCHENYLVARAGEFSRIADVLLPFLVTRQLICGAGKVLQTPRGAVYCLSQRAEHIWEGVSSATTRSRPIINTRDEPHADAERYRRLHVIVGDSNMSEVTTLLKVGSANLVLEMIEQGVQFRDFSLDNPIRAIREISHDLTGRRTVRLAGGKEASALDIQREYYERAVEHVGKRAPDPMAERVLELWGRTLDAVEAEDLSKIDREIDWAIKYRLMERYQAKHDMDLSNPRIAQLDLAYHDIRRGRGVFDLLQRKGQVDRVTDDGEIEAAKDTPPQTTRAKLRGDFIAAAQAAGRDFTVDWVHLKLNDQAQRTVLCKDPFRAVDERVERLISSL is encoded by the coding sequence ATGCAGCGGCGGATCTTCGGCATTGAGACTGAGTTCGGGGTGACCTGCACCTTCCACGGGCAGCGCAGGCTGTCCCCGGATGAGGTCGCGCGGTATCTGTTCCGCCGGGTCGTCTCGTGGGGCCGTTCCTCGAACGTGTTCCTGCGCAACGGCTCTCGGCTCTACCTGGACGTGGGGTCGCACCCCGAGTACGCGACCGCGGAGTGCGACGACCTCGCCCAGCTCGTGACGCACGACAAGGCGGGCGAGCGCATCCTCGAGGACCTGCTCGTCGACGCCGAGCGCAGGCTCGCCGACGAGGGCATCGGGGGTGACATCTTCCTGTTCAAGAACAACACCGACTCGGCGGGCAACTCCTACGGCTGCCACGAGAACTACCTGGTCGCGCGGGCGGGCGAGTTCTCCCGCATCGCCGACGTGCTGCTGCCGTTCCTGGTGACCAGGCAGCTGATCTGCGGCGCGGGCAAGGTGCTCCAGACGCCGCGCGGCGCGGTGTACTGCCTGTCCCAGCGGGCCGAGCACATCTGGGAGGGCGTGTCGAGCGCCACCACCCGGTCGCGCCCGATCATCAACACCCGCGACGAGCCGCACGCCGACGCCGAGCGCTACCGCAGGCTGCACGTGATCGTCGGCGACTCGAACATGTCCGAGGTGACGACGCTGCTCAAGGTGGGCAGCGCCAACCTGGTGCTGGAGATGATCGAGCAGGGCGTCCAGTTCCGCGACTTCAGCCTGGACAACCCGATCCGCGCGATCCGCGAGATCAGCCACGACCTGACCGGGCGGCGCACGGTCCGGCTGGCGGGCGGCAAGGAGGCGTCGGCGCTGGACATCCAGCGCGAGTACTACGAGCGGGCCGTGGAGCACGTGGGCAAGCGCGCGCCGGACCCGATGGCGGAGCGGGTGCTGGAGCTGTGGGGCCGCACGCTGGACGCGGTCGAGGCCGAGGACCTGTCCAAGATCGACCGCGAGATCGACTGGGCCATCAAGTACCGGCTGATGGAGCGCTACCAGGCCAAGCACGACATGGACCTGTCCAACCCGCGGATCGCGCAGCTCGACCTCGCCTACCACGACATCCGCCGGGGCCGGGGCGTCTTCGACCTGCTCCAGCGCAAGGGCCAGGTGGACCGGGTGACCGACGACGGCGAGATCGAGGCCGCCAAGGACACCCCGCCGCAGACCACGCGCGCCAAGCTGCGCGGCGACTTCATCGCCGCCGCGCAGGCCGCCGGGCGCGACTTCACCGTCGACTGGGTCCACCTCAAGCTTAACGACCAGGCGCAGCGCACCGTGCTGTGCAAGGACCCGTTCCGCGCGGTGGACGAGCGCGTGGAGCGGCTGATCTCCTCCCTCTAG